From Arachis hypogaea cultivar Tifrunner chromosome 3, arahy.Tifrunner.gnm2.J5K5, whole genome shotgun sequence:
CGTGTTATTGGTGTTCTTTATTTATTGGAGGAATTAAGAGACGGATAtatatactatttaattatcagtTTACAGACTAATATGCTTTCACCATCGCATCTCTTTTGAGGTATGTGGATGGATGAAACTAAAAGCGTTGAATTGGAAATTGGGAATAAATGGAATAGGGACAAACGATATGACTGTGATTATTTGTTGCTTATATGATATGCCATTGCAAACATTATTGATCCAAACGAGGTAACATCTATATATTCTATCACCACAGTTGTTTCCTCCAAAGGGTAATGCTAGCTAGTACTTGCTAATGTGAACATTTTTAGACATCGTAGACCCCCCATAGATATAAGAGGCACAAAGTTATATTGCTTTGTGGCTATCaaatgctttttatttttcaattataataacATTGTTCTCTTTTCAAGCAATCTGTGCCTGTCTGTAAAAAAACACTTCGGGCGAGGAAAAAACTAGCAAACATTACAGTTTTGTACGAGATATTTTGACGACAAACGCCATTATTTAGGTGACATAATAATATATAAGTtcatgtatatagttattatattCTATCTTATGCACGatcactgaaaaaaaaaaattagtcatgGTAGTTCTGCTGTCGTGAATAACTATGAAAAAATTTTGAGCCCTTATTGTTATTAGCTGAGAAATACACTAATTCATGCTGTTCAGTTCATTTGGTAGGCTTgactttattattattgttcatcAAGACGTGTATATAATCTTTGCTATAAATCAATTGCATTCAAAGTTTGAATTATGGTATGAACAATTTTGATAAGTTACTAGATAATTATAAGTAGATTATTAGTGTATGAATCTATTTTTCGAAGAATAAAGTCCAACAAAATTGACAGTCACCGATTATGCTTTTCTTTGGTAAGCAACTAGTCAAAGAAGGGGACGAAATGATGTCCTTTTGTCAAGGAGAAATGATTTACTCTGTTGTTAGAAGGAATGTAGCACTAAACTATTAGATTTTGTTCATGGAACAAAAAATTATCTTACTTAACTGTTAAAATGAGACAATACGAAAATCTAAAAATGTTATTAccgaaataattttaaaaagttagatcaatattttttagttttctcttaaaaaaaaaatctattgttTTTTGTTCCGTgactctaattttattttcaccttcataatttgaaaaaaaatatggtttttattcttaatttttgtaatttttttaaaatacttctaacggttaattatattattttatttttaataattttttatttgcatgAAAATGATCTTTAAACGTTAAggttaaagacaaaattaaaaatatccaTAGATAAtttcgaaataaattaaaaatgttaaaaataaaattaaataaattgagataaaattaaatgttataagtatttaaaaaaaatcataaacattaggaaaaaaactatatttaaaaaaaattaaaggtaaatttattttgtttgtaaaatattttttatttaaaattttataaaaaaataaaatgaaaaagttttCCCAACCCAAACTAATATTCTTACTCGTCTGGAGTCTCTACTAACCTCACCCATGTCTCCTGTCTATGAACCATATAAGGTGAGTTTTATGgtgtagaaagaaaaaaatttctatACCTATAGATATGTGTTGGTTCATTAGAGAGCTTGACAAGTGTTTAAAGGGGGACAAAATCTGTACTCTTTGCAGGAGAAGTACAAGGGCCTTGTTTTTTCTGCAAGTGGTTAGGTCAAAATTTTGATTGActaattatactaattaaaattaaatttagtaaGATGATAAACCTcaccacaaaattatttttttatcgatCTTTAACAACTACAATAAAAGGCTtcagtttatatattttattttgtttgaactttgaatcattttaatcttttaataaactaacttattatttttatttttaatccatatttattattgttattactattataataaactttgttaaatccaaataaaagtttaattattttgttggtttctataattttgtaaaattttcaattaggtctttatatttttttaatttggtttctgcattaattttttttaattaggtcctttttTACCGTatagagactcaattaaaaaaactttagaacaaagactcaattaaaaaaaatataaaaacttaattaaaaattttataaaattatagaaatcaATGGAATAAATAAGctccaaataaaaaatatattcattgTGTTATATTGTAAGACAAAATACAATTGTAATGTATTCCAGAAATATGACTCACATATTACATAATTAGTCATACTAATAATATccatttgtaattaattttttttatattatgagcAATACATACTTAAtgatctttttattattaaaataaaataaattacactaATTTTTGCTAGCATCTAAATTCACTAAATacgtttaattaaattaaaagttaacaataaaaaatattatttattatattgttatttacaatttttaaattttatgacgGTAAACATATTTTTAAgacaatttaataatataaaacttatgacacaaatattttttttattagatatcaTACAACCctttatttttaaacaatattgctatataaaataatttaatatatattttgtaaataaaaaataaatttagattaaaTGGTTAATAGCTTAAATTGAGTCGTTATTTTTCGAACAATAATAAAACAGAAATCCAATTTATGATGAGGTCTATTATTATGTCAACATAATTAGTCATAATGAAAATAATTACTCACTTAAATTCTATATaaaaaagagaatttttttatatcattCCTATAAAGAGTATAAACTTTGTCTCCTTCTTTAAACACTTGTCAAACTCTCCAATGAACCAACACATATCTATAGGTgtagaaatttttttctttctacacCATATAACTCACCACCATATAATTATGATTGCATATAAAAGTTATCGTTCTCGAAATAAGCAACTTAAGACACAGaccaatagaaagaaaaaaatagtgtTGGTGGTTGAGAAATTTGAAAAAGCTTCTGCTCTCTGTCTTCTCTCTTCTGCTCTAAACAAACAAAACTGTTTAGCGTCGTGGTGGAGAGTGATTGTTTTTGTTATTGTTTGTTGCAGCGCCGGAAAACGAAACCGAGATTCATTTCAATTCCATTTTCGCATCTGAATGGATGCTATTAGAAAGCAAGCTTCGAAGCTTCGAGAACAAGTCGCTCGCCAACAACAGGTTCTATTTCACTGTTCTTTACCAGATCTTTTCTCCGATCAATTCGTTTAGATCCTTCCATTCGCTATCTGAATCTGAGAATCTTATTTCGTTTCGTTTCGTTTTGTTCGCGTTGTTTCTCGCACTCGATGCGATTTGTAATGAATCTCATTCGTTATTCCTCTCATCGCGACGATGTTCGACTCTGATTTTCGTTGCGAGATTGTaattatcattctcattaataGATTAACCTCATGTTTTGGATCTATTCGAATCGCGCTATTGCATTGTGGAACTCAATTaagaaatctcgttgaagtaatTTGAATTTTGAGCTGGCACCGTTACATTTGCATTCAATTCAGCAGTAGATTTCAAAATCACTGTGCGTTGTATACTTTTCAGTACAATTAATTGTTATGATTAAGTTTCTATTAATTCATTTTCCTTTCTGTCTTGTTCTCACTTTCTCAATTGCTCGTTGTTTATGCTTGCGTTCTCACTTTCTCAATTGCTCGTTGTTTATGCTTGCCTCGCTTGTTATTCTTTATAACTCTCATGATTTCTTGCTATTTAGGCTGTTCTGAAACAGTGGTATGGCGGTTCAGATAATTTGGTCGCTGATGAGGCAGAACTCCAGCTACATCAGAGACTTGAGAAGCTTTATATATCGACACGTGCGGGAAAGGTTTTGTTTCCCCAACGCTAACTCTCTGTTTGCATCTCAGTTAATGCTCTTCATCCTCCGCTAATAATGAAATCTCCTTGTGTTTTTCAGCACTATCAAAGAGATATTGTACGTGGTGTAGAAGGTTATATTGTTACCGGATCAAAGCAAGTTGAAATTGGTAGGTAATGTTGGTTAGTGAAACTTTTTAAGTTTCATTGAAGTTCAATGTTGTTAGTTTATGGAAAGATATTGTTATTCAACTCCGAAACATCTTATTTTGACAGGGGCAAAGCTATCAGAAGATAGTAGGAAATATGGTGCAGAAAATACATGTACGAGTGGCAATACATTATCTAGAGCTGCACTAAATTTCGCAAGAGCCCGAGCTCAAATGGAGAAGGAACATGGAAACTTACTGAAAGCTTTTGGAACACAGGTACATATTGCGTGTCAATATGTTTGTTTGTATGTATGTGTATGTATGGAAATTTATGTTTCTGTTCATCAAGCAAGTACTTCTGTTGATATATTGCTAAGTTCAAATATGACACATCAGTGATGGTATAGTTTTTCCAAATAAACTGCTCCACCAGATATGAATGTGATTTGAGAACCTAAATCTCATGGAAAACAAATATGCAGACTAGGTGGGAGGTCAATcttgaataaaactttttaagttttaatacATAAGATCCATCTACTTAGTTGCTCTATTTATAATTCTGACTCAATTGTTTGTTTATGCACTGCATACTTCCAACTAGACCTAAAAGTCTGTGACTGAAGTCTTGCTTATTGCTGAGTAGGTTGCAGAGCCCTTAAGAGCAATGGTGGTGGGAGCTCCATTGGAGGATGCCCGGCATCTAGCTCAACGCTATGACAGAATGCGACAGGAAGCTGAAGCCCAGGTATTTTAGAATTTATCTTTCGTTTGCCACCTGCCTTTTTTGGTGTTTCTCATCTCCTTTGTCTAAGTGCATGATTAATTAAtgattttattttcctattttgacTTGTAAATACTGCCTTTTGAACCTAGACAGGCTATTGAAGTTTCCAAGCGCCAGGCAAAAGTAAGAGAAACACCAGGCAATGCTGACAATGCCATGAAATTTGAAGCAGCTGAAGCAAAACTGCATGACCTGAAGACAAACATGGGAATATTGGGGAAGGAAGCTGCTGCTGCATTGGCTGCTGTTGAAGCACAGCAACAGAGGTTAACACTTCAGCGACTTATAGCTATGgtattaaatttttactttatgaTTATGCAACTCTCCAATTTAAGGAAATATTGTATCTGAGTTATGATAAATGCAATCAATTTCCGGTTCTCAAGGTTGAAGCAGAGCGTGCATATCATCAAATAGTCCTACAAATTCTTGATCAGCTTGAGGGTGAGGTAAGAAACCATATCATTatgtcatttttttctatttgccTTGTAGATGTCAAATATGCCATCTGAAAAATAGgtcattttcatttattataAACATCTGCGTTAACGCGGGATGTTTGTGCGCCGGGCTGCCCTTCATATGTATATTCAACAATAGATGATATCTGAACGTCATCGAATTGAAGCTGCTCCTGCTCCTGCTCCTAGTGTGGATGAGAGTATGCCACCACCACCGTCATACGAGGAAGCTAATGGTGTCTATGCTTCTCAGGCAAGTAATGGATCAACTGATAGCATGGGTTACTTCTTAGGCGAGGTTAGTAGGAGACTGTTCCTTATACGAACTACAAAGGGTTACACTTACAGGTCTAATATTGAAAAGGAATGCTGATGTGCTATTTATAATTTCTACTATTCTTGCAGGTTTTGTTTCCGTACTCTGCTGTGTCTGAAGTGGAGTTGAATCTTTCAGTTGGTGATTATGTTGTTGTCCGAAAGGTTAGTATTGTGCTGTATCTAAATATAACTAGCTTTCTTTAACTCTTCGAACCAAATAAGGGCTTAGACATGGCATTACATTCGTGGGGAGGCATTTGACTTGAATTTCTTTAGCACTGATATATCAATAATTATGCAGTCAGAATATGAGTATGTTATAACTGATTCAACATACAATGATTGTTTTGTCATCTTTTATGATGTGCCTTGTGTCCCAACTCAAGCAGTTATGGTTCACAATTTTCTGTTTCCTTCCATACCAAACTGGTCCCCCTTTCTGTTTCCTTCCATACCAAACGGGTCCCATTTTTCTGTTCCCCCGGTATGATTGCTGTGATTTTCACAGGTAACAAATAATGGCTGGGCCGAGGGTGAATGCAAAGGAAAAGCAGGTTGGTTTCCATTTAGTTACATTGAAAGAAGGGAACGGGTTCTTGCTAGCAAGGTGGCTGAAGTGTTTTGAACTTTCTCCTGTTGGGTTTGGTTTTCTTAACCCGGGGTATTTTTATGTGTGTGTGATGTTTTGTACTTATGGTGGATAATGTGTTCTTAGCAATAGAAAAAAATGATTTATGATAGAAAATGCCAGCTATTCCCTTGTGGTTACCAATTATATAATGTATAAATATGTTGTCATCTTTTGCTATTTGCTATTTAGTTGCCTCAGTCTGtttctttttatctttcatagCTTGGTTTTGTGCTATTTCTGCCAAAATTTTATTGCATCTTCAGTTCACTTATATGCGGTTAAGGGATATTGTGCAAGGATGAGGGTTGAATTAGACGAAGCTAAAAACCTAGTATTTAGTGCCATTATTAGCATTTTAATGTTCAAAATTGCTTTTTTAATTGCATATTGTAgcacaattatttttaattatattttggttAATATAAATATCTATTATTAAAAATGTTAGATTTCTTAACTATTCCTACATTCTAAATTATAGTAATAATGTATTCTTGGTGTTTTGAAAACAGGACCGAATAGAAAGGCTCAATCGGGTTAATTGAAAATCAGTCAGTAAATCGATTCGATTTAAACAAAAATTTGATTGGTTATAAActgataaaaaaattgattatttgtTAAACCGGTCTAACTTTTAGTGATTAATTggtttaaaataacaaaataaaaaagaattaaattttttctaaaagaatatatattttatataaatattattttattctaattggttaaattccaattgaatttcatttgaattttttaaagtttaaagttTTGAATTTCTGATTCTACTAATTCAATTACTGGTTAGACGTTTAGAACGGTTAGACGTTTAGAACCTTGGTTTTTTTCCCCACTTGAGTCTTTAATTAGAAACTTGGCAAAGCATAACGAAAAATTCTTCCATTACCCAAAAATTAAATattcatttaatttaatattatattgttatatttatttttcaagtaAAAATGCacaattgattattttatatttaaaaaagcatttttattttttaattcttgtaaACTGTAAAcattgtaaatttttattttgattgagatcaaaataaaataactttgatAGAAATGTGATCCTACACTTTTATCCCAAAGCTGAATGATTTCATCACTTTATTTATAATGATTCTATATTAAATTATCCCTTTAGCAATTTTTGAATATTACCattactcttaatttttttttataaaaatcaaatttacaaaaaaaaaacccaTCGTTCCAAATAAAATCATTCATCCAATTAATCAAAATCacattaatttgaatttgattcaatttcattttctaGCAAATTGCATGATTGgatcaaattatttatttctcaAAGTCAACAACGgtctaattcaattcaaattgcACAATGCAAATTGGACAATGCAATATGATACCATTGTTCTactattaaattcaaaatttaatttacaatatatttaatttgttacaTTTTTATCTTAGTCATGTATTATTATTGTTTGGTAAGTATTTTGTAAATGTAAAATCAAATTtacttatttctatttttaataataaaataacaattttattttttaaaactaga
This genomic window contains:
- the LOC112789148 gene encoding SH3 domain-containing protein 2, whose protein sequence is MDAIRKQASKLREQVARQQQAVLKQWYGGSDNLVADEAELQLHQRLEKLYISTRAGKHYQRDIVRGVEGYIVTGSKQVEIGAKLSEDSRKYGAENTCTSGNTLSRAALNFARARAQMEKEHGNLLKAFGTQVAEPLRAMVVGAPLEDARHLAQRYDRMRQEAEAQAIEVSKRQAKVRETPGNADNAMKFEAAEAKLHDLKTNMGILGKEAAAALAAVEAQQQRLTLQRLIAMVEAERAYHQIVLQILDQLEGEMISERHRIEAAPAPAPSVDESMPPPPSYEEANGVYASQASNGSTDSMGYFLGEVLFPYSAVSEVELNLSVGDYVVVRKVTNNGWAEGECKGKAGWFPFSYIERRERVLASKVAEVF